The sequence below is a genomic window from Pleurocapsa sp. PCC 7327.
TGAGGCTACGAATGTGGTACTACTTAAGCACTGACCGAACCTAGAGGAACTGCCTCAGTTTCCTCAATTAGTTGGGCATACAAAGTGCCAAGTTGGGAGGCTACACCCTTCCAACTAAACTTTTTCTCAACGCGCTTTCTGGCATTTCTACCAAGGAAATTGCGCCATTCGAGATTTGAGAGGATGCGATCGATCGCCACGGCAAAAGACTCAAAATCCTTCGGCGGCGCAAGTAAACCCGTCTCTTCAGAAACAACTGTAAATTGCAATCCGCCCACATCGCTAGCAATAACAGGCGTACCGCTTGCCATCGCTTCGATGGCGACTAAACCAAAAGGTTCGTAATGACTGGGGACGACGCAGACGTCAGCTGCTGCGTAATAAATCGGCAACTCGCGATCGCCAATCCGTCCGGGAAAGAGGGTCTTTTCTGCCAATCCCAGTTCGTTAACGATCCCTTCTATCCTCTCCCGTTCGATGCCGTCACTTTGACCCGGACGAGAACCGCCACCAATCACTAGCTTTAGCCGAGGATCGTCGCGCCACTCAGATGCGTTGACGGCGCGAACCAGCGTTTCAATTCCCTTGCGCTTATCAAAACGCCCGACATAGAGAACGACCTTTGCATCTGACTCAAAACCAAGAAGAACTCTCGCTTCTTCTCGATCGATCCCACCAAAATGTTCGATATCGGTTCCGCAGGGAATAATCTTAATTTTGCCCTTAGCAGACACCAGCGATCGCATATGTTCCTGTTCCTGAGGACTGGTGGCTACAATGCAATCGTCTGTTTCTAAACAATCTTTTTCTACCTTCAAGCGGGTGCTGGCAATCATGGGAATAGTAGAGACTGATTTGTACTTGACCGCACCCAAAGAATGATAGGTATGAACCACAGGTAGGGATAATCTTCGCTTCAACTCCAGTCCTACCCACCCAGAAATCCAGTAATTTGTGTGTATTAAAGAGTAATCGAGTCCTTCTTTTTCTTTAAACTTCAGCAGTTCTTCTACAAATTGATGGCGATAGCCAAAAATTTCATCGCGCGGTACAAATTCTTCCGGTCCGGCTACTAAACGAATCGTACGACAATTGGGAGCATGTTCTACAATTCTCGGTTGATGAGCGCCACTTGCACGAGTAAACATATCTACTTTCCACCCCTGTCGTGCTAATTCCTCACCCACGTGGCGCACATAAACATTCTGTCCACCCGCTTCTTCTTTACCGATCTCCACAGCAGGGTCGCCGTGAACCGAGATAAGTGCTATGGACTTTGTTGGTTTGTTATTCATTCCTACAATTAAAACCTCAAATGGAACCCAGGTTGGGGTAAGTTCGCGGCAGTTATTTGCCTTGACTTCGATTCCCATCCCTTTCACTGGCACTTCTATAAAATCGAGAAGCCCAGAATGCGCCTCAGCGGCTTCCTCCTTCTTAAATTCAAAACAAGAGTCGCTTTAAAAATCCTTGAGATTTTTTTATCTTTACCTCCTTGACAGATCCGCATTTATAACCCCTAGTTTGCTTATATTATACACGGCAGTATGTAAAAAAGTGTATCGCTTTGTTACTAAATTCTGCTACAAATAAAGTTAGGTCAAGATTGCCATTACTTTATTAAAAATCTGCTACACTAGAACTTTGTCACCGAGGAGAGGTGGCTGAGTGGTCGAAAGCGGCAGATTGCTAATCTGTTGATGGACTCGTAAGACCCATCCGAGGGTTCGAATCCCTCCCTCTCCGTTAACTCTCTCCTACCCACGCCACTTGACAAGGGGAAGGCAGAAAGAATAGACAAATTGAAGCCAGTAAACTCATCGGACGATCGCTTGGGCTTTTCTAAAATTTAGTAAAAGCTATCGATTTTTAATGATAGATAAAAATTTTTTTTACTCCTTAAAGCAACTTATTAGTCAACTTTAGTGATAAAATTGCCACCTATAGCTAGGGGTGTCTGATTTCTGATGCGATCGGGCTGAGAAAGTCCCTTAGAACCTGAGACTGGGTAATACCAGCGTAGGGAAGCTGTTTATTGAGGAAAAAAAATATGAGAGCAGAATGGGTAGCCAAGCGACGCGGACAGAGCAATGTATCGCAGATGCACTATGCTCGTCAAGGAATCGTGACTGAAGAAATGCACTACGTCGCCAAGCGAGAAAACTTGCCCGTAGAATTAATTCGCGACGAAGTAGCGCGGGGACGCATGATTATTCCCGCCAATATCAATCACGTTAACTTAGAACCGATGTGTATTGGCATTGCCTCTAAATGTAAGGTCAATGCCAACATTGGTGCCTCTCCCAACTCTTCTGATATCGATCGAGAAATAGAAAAACTCAATCTAGCAGTCAAATATGGCGCCGATACCGTCATGGATCTATCCACCGGGGGCGGGGATTTAGATTCCATTCGCACGGCAATTATCAATGCCTCTCCAGTTCCCATTGGCACGGTACCCATTTACCAAGCATTAGAAAGCGTCCACGGCAGGATTGAAAATCTAACCCCCGATGACTTCCTCCATATCATCGAAAAACACGCCCAACAAGGGGTCGATTACATGACTATCCATGCCGGGATTCTCATCGAATATCTGCCACTGGTAAGAAATCGCATTACGGGTATCGTCTCTCGCGGCGGCGGCATCATAGCCAAGTGGATGCTCCACCATCACAAGCAAAATCCCCTCTACACCCACTTCAACGATATCATCGAAATCTTTAAGAAATACGATGTATCTTTCAGTTTAGGGGATTCACTGCGTCCCGGTTGCATCCATGATGCTTCCGATGAAGCGCAATTGTCAGAACTAAAAACTCTCGGACAACTCACCCGCCGCGCCTGGGAACACGACGTACAGGTGATGGTAGAAGGTCCCGGTCACGTACCGATGGATCAAATTGAATTTAATGTCAAAAAGCAAATGGAAGAGTGCAGCGAAGCGCCTTTCTACGTGCTAGGTCCCTTGGTGACGGATATTGCCCCAGGATACGACCATATTACCTCTGCCATTGGCGCTGCCTTGGCAGGTTGGTACGGTACGGCGATGCTGTGCTACGTAACTCCCAAAGAACACCTGGGACTTCCCAATGCAGAAGACGTTCGTAATGGCTTAATTGCCTACAAGATTGCGGCGCATGCGGCAGATATCGCCCGCCATCGTCCGGGCGCACGCGATCGCGATGACGAGTTGTCTGCGGCTCGCTACAATTTCGATTGGAATCGTCAGTTTGAATTATCTCTCGATCCCGATCGCGCCAGGGAATATCACGACGAAACCCTGCCAGCAGATATTTATAAGACGGCAGAATTTTGCTCGATGTGCGGTCCTAAGTTCTGTCCAATGCAGACGAAGGTCGATGCCGATGCGTTGAGTGAATTAGAAAAATTCTTGGCAAAAGAGCAGCAAACCCAGACAGTTTAAAAAGAGCCAGAACTGAGATAGAAGTAGTGGCGGGTATATTGCCCGCCCTATTATTTTTATGATGGCTGCGTCAAAAGGATGGAACGAGGAAGGTTGCTTGCGCGACTCAGTTGTTACATTTAGTTGCGCTTATCTCCCTGGGAAGAACAACTCATTCGATCGCAGACGATAATGAAAATGTCAACCTCAAAAATAAAGGAGTAGGGCAATGAACACCTTGGAGTTTTTAGCCCAACTTAATACCGCCACCAAAGAATGGGGATTATGGGTTAATCGAGAAAATCCCAACGAGCATCATGAAGGACATTACTCTTTTGAGAGCGATCGCATGCCAAGAAGTTTCGTCCATGTTGGAACCTTAGAAGAGTTAGCCCACCAGCGTCAAAAATATATTTTGAACAATGCCTCCTCCGACAAAAGTGAGGAGGTTTTAGGTAAAGAATGGGCAGAAAGTTTTCTGGCTCAATGTCAAGCCCAGTGGTTTGCCAAAATTTGAGCCGAGATAGCCAAAAAATCCTACAATTAAGTCTTTAGATCGAAAAACAGGGCAAAAACGTCCCTTCCCCCACACTCCTAGATGAAACTCCTCAGCCCGATCTCTCTCCGTTTATATAGTCACTACAAGCCGTTTATATAGTCACTACAAGGAGAGGCGGGCTTTTTTTCGCCTATATTTTGAATGGCGAACGGGAGCAAATTGGGATAAAGTCTCGACCAATTTTGCTCGAAATGTTTAATATGAAGAAAACATAGGAAACACGGAAACGTCGGTTCAGTATCTAATCTACCTCATGAGAAAAAGAGCATTTTGGGCAACTCTGTTATTTAGCTTTTCTCTCTTTCTTTTTTCAATTGGTTGGACGCAAAGCGCAGCGGCTTTTACAGAAGAACAGAAGTTAGTGCTACAGTCGTGGCGGCTGGTTAACCAGGCGTATATAGATGAGACGTTTAACCATCAAAATTGGTGGTTGGTTCGGCAACAGTATTTAAAAAAGCCACTTTCCGATCGCAAGGAAACCTACACGGCAATCGAGCAAATGTTGGCGACGCTAGACGAACCATTTACTCGCTTACTCAGACCAGAACAATATCACAACCTGCAAGTCAGTACGGCAGGAGAATTATCTGGCATCGGGTTGCAAATTAATATCAACTCCGAAACGGGACACTTAGAAGTAGTAGCTCCCCTAGCAGGATCTCCCGCTGAAGCGGCAGGAATTGCCCCGCGCGATCGCATTCTCAAAATCGATGGGGTAGATACCTCAACCCTCACGCTCGATGAAGCAGCCGCCAGAATGCGAGGTCCTAGCGGCACCAAGGTTTCTCTGACCATTCAACCCAGCGACGAAAGCAACGGCAAGATTCGACAACTAGACATCATTCGCGATCGCATTTCTCTGAGTCCAGTCTTTGCCACCCTCGACGATCGCATTCCCAATTATCCCATCGGTTATATTCGTCTGACACAATTTAGCGCCAATGCCGCTCAAGAAGTCGCTCATTCGGTCAAAAATTTAGAAAAGCAAGGCGTTCAAGCTTATATTCTCGATTTGCGCAATAATCCTGGCGGATTACTGCAAGCAGGAATTGAGATCGCCCGTTTGTGGATAGATGAAGGCGCGATCGTCTACACGGTCAACCGACAAGGAATGTTAGACAGTTTTACGGCATCTGGTGCAGCGCTCACTAACGCTCCTCTAGCCGTTTTAGTCAATCAGGGAACTGCCAGCGCTAGCGAAATTTTAGCAGGAGCTTTGCAAGATAATGGCAGGGCAACGCTAGTAGGAGAAAAAACCTTTGGGAAGGGATTGATTCAATCGTTGTTTGAGTTGCCCGATGGTGCTGGACTGGCAATTACGGTTGCCAAATACGAAACTCCCACTCACAAAGACATCCACAAACAAGGAATTGTTCCCGATCGCGTCGTTTCTCAAGATCCGATAACCTATCAACAAATAGGCACGGAAGCCGACAAACAGTATCAAGCAGCAGTAGAGGTATTGACCAATAAAACTGTCTTGGCAAAAGCTAATTAGTGCGTGGAGAGGTGAAAATCGTGTTTAATTTTTCTGGGAAAAGACCGACCAATCTAGGCGTAAAAGACGGAAAACTCGCTCCTTGTCCCGGTTCTCCCAATTGCGTCAACAGTCAGAGTCAAGATCCCAAATCCAAAATCGATCCTCTGCCACCAGTTGCGATCGCCGATCTCAGAAAAGTCATTGAAAGTATGGAGAGAACTACAATTATCGAACAAACCGATAATTATCTCTATGCCGAATTTAAAAGCAAGCTCATGGGTTTTGTCGATGATGTAGAATTTTATCTCGATTCGAATGAAAATGTCATTCACGTGCGATCGGCTTCCCGTCTGGGACAGTCCGATCTAGGAGTCAATCGCAAGCGAGTCGAGGAGATTAGAGCGAAATTACAAGCCAAGTGATTCCAATTCGCTAGAGTTCGCAATTCGCAATTAAAAATGCTAACAGGTTGTCCCAAAAGTATAATAATGTCATGTTGAGCGTAGCGATCGCGAAGCGAAACATCTTATAGCAATTCGCAATTGGCAATTATCAATTCGCAATTGGGAAATAGAGATGGGATTCTAGCTAGAAATTCAATGTTTTTATCTTTTAATGGCGAATTGCGAATTATCAATTGCGAATTAGCAATTAGTCAGCAGCTCTGTGTGGCGAGTTTTTGACAGTAACCGTTTGACAGTAACTGTAGGGAAGTAAGGGCGCGTTTTTAGATAAACTCGCCCTTACTTCTCAATCCAAAATCCAAAACCGCTGCGCAGAACTTTGTTCGAGCAGCGCAAAATCCAAAGTGGTATTAGCATACCAACTCCAAACCTAGATTCTTCGTTACGTTCTCCTGCATTGAGCATGACAAAATGGACTTTTGGGATATCCTCTAAGAATGCCTGGACTCGATCCCCCCTAAAGATGCTCGCTCCAACGCCTTAAGCTTCTCCCACCAACGATTGAGAGGATAATAGAGAACTGGTGCCCAGAGACTGCTGAGAATAGCTGAAGAAAGTGAAATGCGCTGATAATCTAACCAAACTTCTTCTGGGGCGCGAATGTGATGGAGAATATGCTGAACTGCGATCGCCGCCTCAGCAACAATCGACATCGCAAAAACAATGAGCGCGACCGAAATAAAATCTTCTTTAAGATATCGCTGCTTTTGCAGTTTTGCTGTCAAAAACCCTACTAAAACGAGAGACAAAACATGAGAAGGACCGGAGGCAGGAGCAGAGGTCATGCCATCTTGAATCATGCCCAAAGCAAGTCCTGCTAATATGCCCTGAAAAACAGATCGTTTGAGACTCCAACTCACCGTCCAGATTAATAGCCAACTAGGGGCAATTCCCAATAACTCCATCCCAGGCAGACGAACGAAAGTCAAACACGCACAAAGAAGCACCGAAGCACAAATTATAAACCCATTGAGAATTTGGCGCTGCTCGGAAGACCATTTTGATTTTGATAGCTTCATCACTTTGGTTCCAAATCGCTTTTGAAGGGATGGACGAGCGCCCATTCCAAACTATCGATTGGGGCTGTTATGATTATCGTAGCTTCGGGAGCAGGTCCTTTTTGCAAATTGACCGATTGGACGCGACCGATTGGCAAACCTGCGGGAAATAATTGGCTGACAGCGGAGGTACTCACCGTGTCGCCGGGGCGAATATTGGGGACTTTTTCAAAAAACTCCATAACAGCAATTTGAGAGCCGCGTCCTTTGATTAAACCCATCGAACGACTGCGAGTGACAATCGCGCCAACGCGACTGTTGGGATCGCTAATCAAGAGAACTCGACTGCTATGAGGTGTCACCTCGATGACTCGACCGACTAATCCCCCAATTCCGGTGACTGCAAAACCCTTTTCAATGCCATCTCGACTGCCTCGACCTAAAATCGCTTGCTGCCACCAGTCGTCTGCGCTGCGTCCGATAATAGGCGCTGCGATCGCGGATCGTTTATATTTTTCAAAATCGCCTAAAAGTTTTTTTAATTGCTGATTTTGCTTTTCTAATTCGCTAATTCTCTGTTCTAGTTCTAGAATACGAGCATTCGTAAGTTTTTTTTCTACCAAGGAAGCTGGTTCGGATCGAAACGGACGAACGAGCCAGGAATAGATTTCTTGGATAGCCTTTCCTTGAGTTTGGCGCAGCAACCAAGCAACGCCAATGACCGAGAGAATTAAAAGTATTTGTACTCCGAGTCGAGTCCACTTTACTCGCCGCACCGCAAACATAACGATAATTTTTGCCTTTCTCCTGTTGCCTTACTTATGCCATCCGAGCGCTTTCGTTGAGGATTCGCTCCAAAATTTTAGGATTCTTGAGTACTTCACCCGTGCCTTTAACCACACATCTGAGCGGATCTTCAGCTACGTGAGTAACGATGCCCGTTTCGTGACTGATGAGCGTATCGAGTCCCTTCATCAAAGCGCCTCCTCCAGCTAGCATAATTCCGCGATCGATAATATCTGCTGCCAGTTCGGGAGGCGTCCGCTCTAGCGTGCGCTTGACGGCATCGACAATCGTTGACAGAGGCTCTGCCATGCTTTCTCGAACCTCTCCTCCTTTAATAGTAATGGTTCGGGGTAATCCAGACATAAGATGTAAGCCTCGAACTTCTTGAACTGGTTCTTCATTATGAATGGGGTAAGCAGAACCCAGTTTGATTTTAATGTCTTCTGCTGTCCGTTCGCCAATAATCAAGTTGTGGACTTTTCTCATGTACTGCACGATTGCCTCGGTTAGCTCGTCGCCTGCAACCCGAACTGATTCGCTCAGCACTCTTCCCTGTAAGCTTAATACAGCGACCTCAGTCGTTCCGCCGCCGATGTCAATAATCATGTTACCCGTTGCCTCTGTCACGGGAAGTCCCGCTCCTAGAGCAGCTGCTACTGGTTCGTCAATCAAGCCAACTTCTTTGGCTCCCGCACGAGTCGCCGCTTCTATAACGGCTCGGCGTTCAACTCCAGTGATTCCGCTAGGAATTCCTATCACCATGCGAGGATTGCCGAGAGGATTTCCTTCATGGGCGCGACGGATAAATTCCGATAGCATAATTTCAGCGCTGTAGAAGTCAGCGATAACTCCATCGCGCAAGGGACGCAGCGCGATAATATTACCCGGAGTTCGCCCTAGCATTTTCCTAGCTTCTTCGCCGACAGCTAGGGGGGTTTTATCTCGATCGATCGCAACGACAGATGGTTCTTCTAAAACGATGCCTTTACCAGATATATAAATTAGGGTATTGGCAGTCCCCAAA
It includes:
- a CDS encoding glycosyltransferase family 1 protein; amino-acid sequence: MNNKPTKSIALISVHGDPAVEIGKEEAGGQNVYVRHVGEELARQGWKVDMFTRASGAHQPRIVEHAPNCRTIRLVAGPEEFVPRDEIFGYRHQFVEELLKFKEKEGLDYSLIHTNYWISGWVGLELKRRLSLPVVHTYHSLGAVKYKSVSTIPMIASTRLKVEKDCLETDDCIVATSPQEQEHMRSLVSAKGKIKIIPCGTDIEHFGGIDREEARVLLGFESDAKVVLYVGRFDKRKGIETLVRAVNASEWRDDPRLKLVIGGGSRPGQSDGIERERIEGIVNELGLAEKTLFPGRIGDRELPIYYAAADVCVVPSHYEPFGLVAIEAMASGTPVIASDVGGLQFTVVSEETGLLAPPKDFESFAVAIDRILSNLEWRNFLGRNARKRVEKKFSWKGVASQLGTLYAQLIEETEAVPLGSVSA
- the thiC gene encoding phosphomethylpyrimidine synthase, translated to MRAEWVAKRRGQSNVSQMHYARQGIVTEEMHYVAKRENLPVELIRDEVARGRMIIPANINHVNLEPMCIGIASKCKVNANIGASPNSSDIDREIEKLNLAVKYGADTVMDLSTGGGDLDSIRTAIINASPVPIGTVPIYQALESVHGRIENLTPDDFLHIIEKHAQQGVDYMTIHAGILIEYLPLVRNRITGIVSRGGGIIAKWMLHHHKQNPLYTHFNDIIEIFKKYDVSFSLGDSLRPGCIHDASDEAQLSELKTLGQLTRRAWEHDVQVMVEGPGHVPMDQIEFNVKKQMEECSEAPFYVLGPLVTDIAPGYDHITSAIGAALAGWYGTAMLCYVTPKEHLGLPNAEDVRNGLIAYKIAAHAADIARHRPGARDRDDELSAARYNFDWNRQFELSLDPDRAREYHDETLPADIYKTAEFCSMCGPKFCPMQTKVDADALSELEKFLAKEQQTQTV
- the ctpA gene encoding carboxyl-terminal processing protease CtpA, yielding MRKRAFWATLLFSFSLFLFSIGWTQSAAAFTEEQKLVLQSWRLVNQAYIDETFNHQNWWLVRQQYLKKPLSDRKETYTAIEQMLATLDEPFTRLLRPEQYHNLQVSTAGELSGIGLQININSETGHLEVVAPLAGSPAEAAGIAPRDRILKIDGVDTSTLTLDEAAARMRGPSGTKVSLTIQPSDESNGKIRQLDIIRDRISLSPVFATLDDRIPNYPIGYIRLTQFSANAAQEVAHSVKNLEKQGVQAYILDLRNNPGGLLQAGIEIARLWIDEGAIVYTVNRQGMLDSFTASGAALTNAPLAVLVNQGTASASEILAGALQDNGRATLVGEKTFGKGLIQSLFELPDGAGLAITVAKYETPTHKDIHKQGIVPDRVVSQDPITYQQIGTEADKQYQAAVEVLTNKTVLAKAN
- a CDS encoding DUF1499 domain-containing protein, which produces MFNFSGKRPTNLGVKDGKLAPCPGSPNCVNSQSQDPKSKIDPLPPVAIADLRKVIESMERTTIIEQTDNYLYAEFKSKLMGFVDDVEFYLDSNENVIHVRSASRLGQSDLGVNRKRVEEIRAKLQAK
- the mreD gene encoding rod shape-determining protein MreD codes for the protein MKLSKSKWSSEQRQILNGFIICASVLLCACLTFVRLPGMELLGIAPSWLLIWTVSWSLKRSVFQGILAGLALGMIQDGMTSAPASGPSHVLSLVLVGFLTAKLQKQRYLKEDFISVALIVFAMSIVAEAAIAVQHILHHIRAPEEVWLDYQRISLSSAILSSLWAPVLYYPLNRWWEKLKALERASLGGIESRHS
- the mreC gene encoding rod shape-determining protein MreC, producing MFAVRRVKWTRLGVQILLILSVIGVAWLLRQTQGKAIQEIYSWLVRPFRSEPASLVEKKLTNARILELEQRISELEKQNQQLKKLLGDFEKYKRSAIAAPIIGRSADDWWQQAILGRGSRDGIEKGFAVTGIGGLVGRVIEVTPHSSRVLLISDPNSRVGAIVTRSRSMGLIKGRGSQIAVMEFFEKVPNIRPGDTVSTSAVSQLFPAGLPIGRVQSVNLQKGPAPEATIIITAPIDSLEWALVHPFKSDLEPK
- a CDS encoding rod shape-determining protein; amino-acid sequence: MGIDLGTANTLIYISGKGIVLEEPSVVAIDRDKTPLAVGEEARKMLGRTPGNIIALRPLRDGVIADFYSAEIMLSEFIRRAHEGNPLGNPRMVIGIPSGITGVERRAVIEAATRAGAKEVGLIDEPVAAALGAGLPVTEATGNMIIDIGGGTTEVAVLSLQGRVLSESVRVAGDELTEAIVQYMRKVHNLIIGERTAEDIKIKLGSAYPIHNEEPVQEVRGLHLMSGLPRTITIKGGEVRESMAEPLSTIVDAVKRTLERTPPELAADIIDRGIMLAGGGALMKGLDTLISHETGIVTHVAEDPLRCVVKGTGEVLKNPKILERILNESARMA